From Paenibacillus sp. PvR098:
ATATAAACCATCGATAATAGCATTAATGTCAGATAAAATTAGTTCTTCTTTCTCACCGATTATTTCAAGGGATGCGGTAAGCCGCTGAAGAGTTTCATCCTTTATACCCTCCTCGGTCTTACCGGCTTCGTCTAAGGAGCCTATTAAATTGAGTGCATTTTCGATAATTTTGCTTAAATTCGGAGCAAGAATCGAGGCTTTACCTTTAGCATAAGGGAAGCCGATATAATAATTACCGTTAAAATCCCTATCAATTGAAGCGATTCTAACATCGTCATACTCGCCACCAGTAATTTTAACCAGGTTCTGTATTAAGTTGTGGGGAAGTTCAAATTCAGTTTTTATGAAAATAGGCTTCTTTTCTTTGTCTCTTAGTTCTGAGTATCGTTTTCTAGGAAGATCAGCAAGTAGATCAATCTTACCTCCCTTAACAGGGTGGAGTTTCCAAAGAGCAGTGAGTAAATTAGATTTTCCGGCTTCATTTACACCGACTAGTGTGGTGACATCATCACATTCAATCCAACCACTGTCTCTTACCGATCTAAATTCTAGGACTCTATATCGAACTAATTTCATTGAATAACCCCCCCACTATTTCTATACGACTAGAATAACATAGAATTTGGATATTGTACTATGACATAAAAGAGAGGTGATAAGTGTTAAGCGGCATCTCCGACAACCAAATCATTACGCTCCGGCGAATTGTGGTTTTGCACAGCCATGGTTCAGAAAAATGAACGCTTGTCCGTTCAAAACCACAATGTGTAATGGCGGACAGGGGTTCGAGACGCTACAATCCGAATCAGGCATTGTCATTAATTTTATAGATACCATCAAATATAATTTGAAATCGTTTTTTGACCATAATTCGCTTTCATCGCTTACTATCCTTGCACAACTGAGCTGCATTGATTGATACTGTCGATTTCTTGGCGGATTCTCTAAACATAAGCAAGATTTTAGTTTTATTTTCAATTTGGTTTTCAAGGAAATGTAGAAATTCAGGATTTGTAATCAGTCGATTTCTTTTATCATCATTTACGTTGATCGATAAGAAAATCCCTTTTTGATATTGGTATCTGCTAATGAATTGATCAATCTTTAAGAGATCATTCTGCATTTCTTCTCGTGTAACCTTGGGGTTTGCTTTTACTTCGATAATCAAATCTTGATGATCAAATGTACCGGGCTCATGAATCAAGAAATCGGGGTAATATATTGCATCAGTACTTTGAATACTGAACAGTTGTTCAATTTCCTTTCCAACTTGCGATTTTCGTAGTTCTGCTTGTAGAATGACTTTTTCGGTGAGGTTATTTTGCTCCATGATCTTTCGATATTGATGGTAAAGTTCATAACAAAAAACACGCTCATGATGCCGCGTTAAATAAGGTATCAATTGTTCCCGTCTCGGATCTTCATCACCAATACCATGAGCGTTTAGCATAGAATTAATCCAAGCTTGAGAGCCATAGTACACTTCGTTTATATTGTTAAGGGCCTTTCGGAGAAATTCTATATAGTCAGGTAAGTTCATTTTTGTCCTTTGTTCCTTTCCTTTTTCTTAGGAAGAAATAAAATCTTATTAGGAAAGTTCTTCAAACGGCTCTGGATTTCCTTTTCATAGCATTTAGTAAAATGAAATTGGGTGATGGCTTAAATGAGTGTATATCGCTCTAAGGATATCATGCCACATCCCCAAATATCCTTAGCATCACACCACGGCGGATTGTGGATTTGCCAGACCACGGCTCAGTTGTTAGAACCCTTGTCCATGCAAAACCACAACAATTAATGATGGACAGGGGTTTGCTACGCTCTCAGTTCAAAACAGACGATTTGTCAGTAATTGTTTCAGTACCGTCAGTTGCGTTTTTAGACGCTTTGACGGTACTTTCGCTTTTCAATGAATTTTTCTGCACTGGCCCAAAAAATGGTATAATGTTGATAAACTGATTATTTTGATTTGTACTATAATTCCTCTGCAATTACATAGTGGAAATAAAGTTAAGTCTGATTGCTTGATACTGTGAAACATAATTTTACACATGCTCCTTTGAATCACCTACTATGGACGAGCGACTACAGGAAATCCATGAAAGAAAGAATGTTTTTCGATGAATAATAGACCGCAGGTCAAAGGGACCGAGCATGAAGAGGCTGCTGGGACCCTTGTCCGCTGAACATGCGAAGGGGAATTATTGGGAATTCCTTTGCGTGGGTAAAGGAGGCCTATAAAATTGACGAATCATCTAGTTAGTTATTATCCAATGATCCTAAATGGAAGAGGAAGAAGGGCAGTAGAAAAGCATCAATTAAAACCATATATCGATCATTCAGTTCGGAGAGAACCGAATTTCGATCACGCTTATCCGGGAATTAGTGCTCTCTGTCGTAAAAGCATGTTAGCTCCTAAATTAAAAGTTGGAGATATTGTAGTATATATCACAGTTAAGGGTAATCATGAGGGGGATACTAAAAGACACCATCGACTAGTTGCCGCTTTGAGGGTGATTGAAATTTGCCCTGATCATCAAACAGCTGCAATATGGTATCAATCTAGGGGGTATTCGGACCTGCCTACAAATTGCATTTTATCCGCCCCTGTTGGATGGGATCAAACTATCCTTACAAAAGAAAAAGCGGAAGAGGCGGAAGCAGATTACATTGATACTGCTGGTGAATGGTCAGTATATGTGATTTGCGAACCGATTCATATGAATCTTATAACACCGAAAGCAATTTATGAGAGTGATTGGGAGGCAATTATTGGGCGAAAAACCCCGAATACGCAATATAAAGTTAACTTAACCGTTACGCAATATAATCAATTATGTACGTTTTTTTGAACAGAGTCAGAGTTTGAGTCTTGTTATGCCACCCCCAAAAACAACCGAAGCATCACGCGGCGGCGAATTGTGGATTTACCAAGCCACGGCTCGGAAAATCGAACCCTTGTCCATATAAAACCACAATGGTTAAAGTGGACAGGGGTTTATCATGGTTGTAAGCCTACCCACATGGTTAAGATGTTTCGACAACCTTCCCCCTATTCCCACGAATTTGCAAATTAACAACCTCCATTTTGACTACTTACTTAGCAGGAATTACATGATATCCCTAGAACTCTCTAATATTGCACTTACTCAATATATAGTGAGGCTTGCCATGGATGTAGAGAAATATCTAATCATGATCCGAGGAAAAGATAGGACAGAGGAAGTTAATTCGTATGAATATATAGACTCAAAAATACGAATCATTTATAAAAATTCTTTGCGAGAGTACAAATATAAACCTGAAAATGTACTGATTTTGGAACATCCCAAAGTCACGGAGATAACGGAAGGCATGGCGGTTTTTTTCGATGGATACCCTTTTTCCAGTGTAATACGAGTGCAAGATTTCGGGCTTATGATACGGGTACATTTTGAAAATGGGACTAGTGGATCGTATGAATATAAACGTATTCAGATTAAAAATTGTGGCATCCAGCTGTCTGAAGTGAAACTGATAATGGATTATTGGCGATCTATTTCGAAGCAAGTGAAGAGTGAAGATGACCAAGAGGATAATGAGGGCTTTTTGGCCAAAGAATTTTCCAAATTAACCTTTGTTCATCCCGACAGTGTATTGAGCTGTTATCTTAACGCTACTCCAGTCCGCAGTACCATTTCAGATGATTCCAACTTTATATTTCCGTTTCGCTACAATGTCAGCCAAAAGAGTGCGCTCCATCAAGCCTTGAAAAGCACTATCAGCATCATTGAAGGACCGCCAGGTACAGGAAAAACCCAGACGATTTTGAACATACTGGCGAATCTAACTGTAATGCAGGGCAAGACTGTGGCTGTTGTCTCTGGCAATAATGCAGCTGTAGCAAATGTCCGAGAGAAGCTTGAGCGTGAGGGCTATCATTTCTTCGTTGCAAATTTAGGGAAAAAGGAGAATAAAGAACATTTTTTCAGGAATCTTCCGGAATGGGATGTCTCTGATTGGCTAAGCGAGCAGTCGGAAGGGGGGATTACGGAGAAGTTAGCTAGCTTAGACAGTAGCATCCGCCGATTGATGGAGCTTGATCGGGAAAGGGCTGTCCTCAAGCAGAAGCTATCGGCGTATCTGCTGGAGCAGAAGCATTTTGAACATTTTTTTGCCCAAAAGGATGTGCAGCAATTAAGGAGGCTGTCTTTTTACCGGCAGACTCCTGAGCGGATTTTGGAATTTATGAAGGATAGCTTCCTTGCAGTTGAGTTCGGAACCAAGGATAATCTTTTTTACAAATTCAAGCTGTTCTTCAAGCATGGTTTTACCCGGTTTAGGTTGTTGAAGGATCAAGGGCATGACGTGATTCTGAATTACCAGCGGCAGTTCTATGTTTTTAGAGTGGAGGAACTGACCAAACAAATTGACGCCATAGAGCGGGAATTGAGATCTCAGTCATACCAACAATTAATGGATGAGCACCAGTTGTATTCGATCAAACTTTTGCGACAAAAATTGCATGAGAAATATCATAATCGCCAGAAATTGAAGTGCGACGAGAAATCGTATATGAATTGGAAGCATTTTCGGTCTTTTATTGAACATTATCCGATTGTATTGAGTACGACTCACTCCTTGCGCAATAGTATCCCGGGCAATTATTTGTTTGATTATTGTATTATCGATGAGTCCTCTCAAGTCGACCTGTTGACGGGGGCATTGGCCTTATCCTGCTGCAAACGGGCTATCATTGTTGGAGATACAAAGCAGTTGCCACAAATTGTAGATAAAGAGATAGAGAAACGCCTGGGAAACGATGCTTATGCTGAGATGAACGATGCATACAATTATTTTCAGCATAACGTACTTTCCTCTCTGCTGGCCTTATATGGGGATTCTATTCCCAAAGTGATGTTAAGGGAGCATTACCGATGTCATCCCCGGATTATCGAGTTCTGCAATAGAAAGTATTATAACGGAGAACTTATCACTTTTACGCACGAGACCGAAACGGATACTCCGCTATTGATTTATAGGACGGTTGAAGGTAATCATATGAGGGATGGAAGAAAGGGAAAGTTTAATCAGAGGGAATTGGATGTGATCGAGCAGGAAATTCTTAGGGGATTGATAGAAGAGGCTGCGCGTCATTCAGATATTGGGGTGGTCACGCCCTTCCGCAATCAGGCGGATAAGGCATCCAAGCAGTTTCATTCGTTAGTAGAGAGCGATACCATACATAAGTATCAAGGGCGCGAGAAGCCGACAATGATTATGTCCACTGTGTTAGACCAGACCCGATCAGGAAAAATAGGAATGAAATTTGTAAATGATCCCTGTAAGATCAATGTGGCGGTATCCCGTGCTCAGAACCAATTTATTCTGGTAACGGACCGAAAAGCCTTCAAGAAATACGGAAACGAAATTAGCGATTTAATGCGATATATGGAATATAGTACACTGGACCCTAATGTTGTGGAAAGCGAGATTGTCTCAATCTTCGACCTGCTGTATCAAGAATATTCGGATAAGCTTAGACGTTTTCGGGAAAAAGTTGGACAATATAATAGCTCGCGACATAAGAGCGAAAACATTATGCATACTTTGTTGGATATGATTTTGCAAGAATCACGCTATAAGGATTTTCAGCTGGCTAATCAGGTGCTGTTATTGAATTTATTCCCCAATCTGACCATATTAGATGAAGGGGAGCAGCGATTCGTGCGGCATCGGGCATCCGTTGATTTTGTCATCTATCATAAGTTTGATAACTCTCCCGCCCTTGCCATCGAAGTGGATGGATTTGCCTTTCATGAGAATAACCCGAAGCAGCTAGAACGGGATAAGAAGAAAGAGAAGATTTTTGAGAAATATGGGATTGCTTTGCACCGCTTCCCAACAACAGGAAGCGGGGAGGAAACCAAGCTCAGAGGACTGCTTGACAAACAAATGTCTGCAAAGATGGATTCACTTTGAAGAGTTACGCCACCTCCCCAAACAACCTCAGCATCACGCGGCGGCGGATTGTGGATTTGCCAAGCCACGGTTCGCTTTCTGGAACTCTTGTCCATACAAAACCACAATGGTTAATATGGAAAGGGGTTCTATACGTCCCTATATTATGTTTTAAAGAAATACCATCAGTTGCATCTAGGTGACGCTCTTGACGGTATTTTTTGACATAGGACAATTTCTGCTAATCATAGCCTTTTATAAAAGCAATTTAAAAGGACGGTGGCGAAATTGTTTCTACCTATTAATAATATACTTATTGATATAAGAAAGCGGATTAATTTGGACACGATTTCACTTGAGAATGATATCAGACACCGGGGATTAATAATGCCCATTGATGTAGAAGGTCCAGATGAAAACAACAATTATTACTTAATAAACGGGGATCGTCGCCTTGAGGCTTGGAAAAATGTTAGGGTTAATGAGCCGATTGAAGTTAATGTAGTGAGAGGATTTACTTCGAGGTTAGAACGAAATAAAGAGCGGCTTCAAATGCATCTGGATATAAAACCTATGCCGGGTGTCGATTTTCAAATTCTGATTGAGGACATTTTGAGAGAGAGTGGACTGTCTGATGCGGAACTTGCAAAAGAATTAAAACGAGATAAGAGGAAAATTCGGAAGTATAAACCTGGGAGTGAGGTTCCAGAGAATGTAAGGGAGGAAGTTGCGAAAGTTCGAGGTAGTCAAGATATGCTTGAGGTGATTTATGCACTTAATATTGATATAAATTTTAAGCAAAGGCTGTATAAGAGTCTGCTTTCAAGAAAACTTACTGGCGATCATGCCAAGGCTGTGAAGAGGCTTATTAATAATGATGTTTATGGTCGTCTGAACGAGCTTCAAAGAGTACGTGCCATAGAGGATGCCTTGCAACAAGCTACATTTACTAAATTAGATGCTGAGTTAGTGGTACTTAATGAATTAATGCGAACCAAGCCATCTGAACACCAAGACAAGTTTAATACATGGTTGTCGAATATATTAAATTCGATGGGAAAGGTTGCTGATTATTTACATCCTGATTTGGAATTTTTGGTAAGCCAACTTCAAAAGAAGCAATTAGCGAAAGCAGTAGGTGAAATAAACAAGGCTGTACGTTGGCTTTGGAAGGATAACAGGCAAACTGAACAAACAACCTTGGAATCGGAATTGATAATTCAGCGAGAAAGTACGGATACTGGTTACCGTTACATATTTCGTTATCGATAATCTTACGCGACAACTTGAAACATCCTCAGCATCACGCGTCGGCGAATTGTGGATTTGCCATGCCACGGCTCGTCTCCATAAAAAGCGAGAGCATCAACCAATCGGTTGATGCTCTTGTGCGTTTACGGAGCGGAGTGAGCACGGCGGGCAATTTGGATCGAACAGATCCATACTCCCCTCGTCCCATACGCCAAATTGATAATGGGGATAGCGGCCGATGAACTTCTTGGGTCTCAGGAATATCACGATTTGCCATAAGGGCCCAACCCGAGTTGTCGCAGAGTTTACAATGTGAAGGCAGCTTTAGGGCTGCACTTTTCCTGTATCAATCTTCTTTAAAAGATGATCCTGACTCATATTACAACTATGAGTCAGGATCATCTTTTTTGGGGAAAATACAAAGAACAGCTGTACATCCGTTTAACATCCGCTTACCACGGACCGTTCATTTTCATCGAAGCCTGCACATTTGTGAGTGAATTTCAGTATAACTTTGAATATGTTGCTCATGCTAGCGCTTTACAAATAAAATATGAGCATATATAATCATAAATAAGATCATATAGTCATAAATGATCATGAAATAGCTTGATAATGGCCAAAAGTGGGCAGGGATTTTGAAGGGGATGGGCCGTGTTGTTTGAAGAGGAACGTAAACAAAAGATTGCTGAATATGTGATCAGTCGAAGCCGGGCATCGGTACAGGAACTTGCAGCTTGCTTTCAAGTATCGGAATCGACGGTCCGCCGGGATTTACGTGATCTTGAGGAAAACAAACCGCTGCGAAGAACACATGGTGGTGTGGTTGCCATTCAGCATCAGGAGCCTTCTGAGCCTTCTTTCGAAGAGAAAGAGGATCGGTTACGTCCTCAGAAGGAAGCTGTCGCCAAAAAGGCTGTTTCCTTCATTGATGAGGGGGATACTATTTTTTTGGATTCGGGTACTACAACGTATTACCTAGCGAAGCAGTTAAAATCATTTAGGCAGCTCACAGTGGTTACGAATTCCGTCATGGTTGCGCACGAACTGAAGAGTGTAGATCATATCGATGTATTGTTAACCGGTGGAGCTTTAAGGCGGGAAACCCAGGCGATGGTGGGTCCGATTGCGAACCAATCCATACGCTCGATCCGCGTCGATAAATTATTTCTGGCCATCAATGGAATCGATCCGGAGGCCGGTTTGACCACACCAAACTTATTGGAGGCGGAAGCCAAACGGTGGATGATCCGTTCAGCGAAACAGGTTATTCTGGTCACGGATCACAGCAAGTACGGGAGAGTGACCTTTGCCAAGGTAGCGGATCTTTCGGAAATCCATCATTGTATTATCGATGATGACGCTTTAACGGAGCAGGCTGCGAAGGAAATGGAGCTAGAAGGCATCAAAGTCACATTGGCTAGGGGGTAATAGAATGATAGGCTCAGTCCTTACGGTAACCATGAATCCGGCAGTAGATAAAACGGTTACAGTCGATAAATTTTCATTCGGTCAGTTAAACCGAATTACTTCGGTGCGATTAGATGCAGGAGGTAAGGGAATTAATGTCGCTAAAGTATTAAAGCACTTTTCAGTCGATGTCAGCGCCTGGGGGTTGCAGTGCGGACCTGAGGGGCAAATGTTAATGACGAAGCTTCGTGAGTACGGCATTCCTTCCCATTTCCTTGAGGCGGAAGGGCGAACTCGCGTAAACCTGAAGGTTGTAGATGAATTCACGAAGCAAACGACGGAATTGAATGAACCGGGATTCTCACCAAGTCCGAAATTACTGGATGAGTTCGTTCAACGGTTTAAGGCAGGATTGGAAGGGGTGTCCCTTGTTGTTCTAGGAGGAAGCCTGCCCCCAGGTACCCCGGGTGATTTTTACAAGCAGTTGATTCAGACCGCGAACGGCCAAGGAGTACGTACCATCCTGGATGCGGACGGTGAGGCGCTGGCGAAGGGAATTGAAGCGGCTCCGTATGCGATCAAGCCGAACATACATGAGCTCGAGACGCTCATTGGCGCACCTTTGACTTCGGATGAAGCTATTGCTATTGCAGGAAGAAAGCTGGTTCGGAGTGGCATTGCCAATGTCATTGTATCCATGGGTGGAAGCGGTTCGATTATAGTGAACAGCGAGCAGGCGTTTCGCGTCAAACCGTTTCCGATTGAACCTAAGAGCACCGTAGGGGCGGGAGATTCCATGGTGGCCGCGATGGTATATTGTTACTTGCATAACAAGTCTTTAGAAGAAACGGCTAGGTGGACGTCCGCGGCGGGAACCGTGACGGCTTCAAAACAAGGTACTGAGGTATGCACGTTAAACGAAGTGCAGGAGAAGCTTGAACTTGTCGATATTTGCCCACTAACAGTTTGAGAAAGTCTTACATCAAGGGAGGGGTTCAATTATGAAAAAGATTTATGCGGTGACGGCTTGTCCGACAGGGGTAGCTCATACTTACATGGCTGCGGAATCTCTTCTTAAAGCAGCGAAAGAGAAGAATATCGACCTAAAGGTCGAAACCCGTGGTGCCGTTGGAGTGGAAAATGAGATCACGCCTGAGGAGATTGCAGGGGCGCATGCCATCATTGTAGCCGCGGAAATCGATGTACAGGAATCCCGGTTCATAGGAAAACCGGTGGTAAGGGTTCCTGTAGCTCAAGCGATTAAAGATCCAAATGGGTTACTTGAAGAGGCATTGAATAAGGAGGCGGCAGCTCCCGCAGACTTGATTCAAGAAGTGGAAAAATCAAAGGCTGAAAGAGGCGCATCAAGAAAGGGCGCCTACAAGCATCTGATGACCGGTGTTTCGACAATGCTTCCTCTAGTCGTCGCGGGCGGGTTGCTGATTGCCATTTCTTTTATTTTTGGTATTGAAGCTTTTAAAGAAGAGGGTACTCTGGCAGCTGCTTTAATGAGTATCGGCGGTGGTGCGGCCTTTGCTTTGATGGTTCCTGTCCTTGCCGGTTTCATTGCGTTCTCTATAGCGGAGAAGCCTGGTCTTGCTCCGGGCTTGATCGGAGGAATGCTGGCGTCGCAAACCGGTGCTGGTTTCTTGGGCGGTATTGTAGCGGGATTTCTGGCTGGTTACACGGCCAAATGGTTAAAAGAAAATATTAAGCTTCCGAGAAATTTGGAAGGACTAAAACCGATTCTTTTAATTCCGTTGATTGCCTCGGCGGTCACAGGCCTTGCCATGGTGTATGTTATTGGTGAACCTGTAAAATATATAATGGACAGTCTTACGATGTGGCTGCAAAATATCGGCTCTGCAAACGCGATTTTGCTTGGTGTGCTGCTTGGCGCGATGATGGCGTTCGATATGGGAGGACCATTTAACAAAACAGCTTATACATTCGCGATCGGCCTTTTGTCCAGCGGTGTGTATGGTCCGATGGCTGTGGTCATGGCGGCGGGAATGACGCCTCCACTAGGATTGTGGCTTGCTACGCTGTTAGCACCGAAGAAATTCACGAAAGAGGAGCGGGAAGCGGGGAAATCTTCCGGTGTGCTTGGTCTTGCTTTTATTACGGAAGGAGCCATTCCTTTCGCTGCAAGCGATCCTTTCCGTGTCATTCCATCGATTATGGTCGGTTCGGCGGTAACAGGCGCACTTTCGATGGTGTTTGGGGCTACGCTTAGGGCTCCTCATGGCGGAGCATTCGTTTTAGCCATACCTAATGCTGTAGGACAAGTAGGGCTATACGCATTAGCTATTGTAATCGGAACACTGGTCACAGCGCTCATGCTATCGATACTGAAAAAACCAGTCTCACAATCATAAGGAGGATTTTACAAATGGACGTAAGCGCACTTTTACAAGAACAATCAATCATTATCCCAATGGATGCTTCCGATAAAGCCGCATGCATGAGGGCATTGGTCGATCAATTGGATGCAGGTGGAGTTTTGTCTGACAAGGCTGCGTATCTTGAAGCCGTGATGAAGCGGGAAGAGACCGGATCTACGGGAATCGGCTTTGGGGTTGCGATCCCTCATGGTAAATCTTCCGGTGTCAAAAAGCCTAGCTTGGCTTTTGCGAAATTATCCAAGCCATTAGATTGGGAGTCGCTTGACGGAGCGCCAGTGTCAGCTGTATTCATGATTGCCGTACCTGAAGAAGCAGCAGCCAATGAGCACCTGAAAATTTTGATTGGTATTTCCCGCAAGCTCATCGATGAAGATTTCCGTAACCAACTGCTAGCTGTCGAAGAACCAAAGCAATTAATTAGTTTACTGCAAACCATCTAACAATAGAGTTGGGAGAATAGAGTATGTATACCAAAGAAACGGCGATTCGCAATGAGTCAGGTTTTCATGTCAGACCTGCACAATTATTTACGGAACAAGCGATTAAGTTTGAATCTCAAATAACTATTCAAGTGAAAGAACCGCATGCGGAAACAGACGGCAAAAGCATTTTGGGATTAATGGCTTTAGGATTAGAAAAGGGAAGTATGATTTCCATTTCGGCGGAAGGTCCTGATGAGAAAGAAGCCGTAGAAGCATTAGTAGCATTGGTTGAGAGCGGATTTGGTGAAGCGTAAAAAGGAAGTCAACAGGGAGTAAGAGAAGGGAGTGGAGTCTATGACGACGGGTTTAAATATCCAAGGTTTAGGCGTTTCTGAGGGTATACAGATGGGGAAGGCATTCGTCTACACCCCCGTTTCCCTGGATACAGTCGAAGACCGCAAAACCGATCATTCGGATCATGAAGCGGCTTTGCTTCGAACGGCTAAGGAGCAATGCCTGAAGGATTTGGATGCACTTATCGAACGTGCCCAGAAAGTTCTGGGGGAGGAGAAGGCGGTCATCCTCAAGGGACAAGTCAGTATGCTGAATGACCCTTCCTTCTTTCCTCCTATGGAAAAGTTGATCATTCAAGAGCAATGGTCTGCTGAAACAGCTATCCGTATGATTGTAAAAAAGACGGCCGGTTTATTCGAAAGCATGGCGAATGAATATATGCGTGAGCGGGCGGCGGATGTTCGTGATGTGGGCGGGCGGTTGCTGATGCATGTAAGAGGACGTCAGCAAAGCTCCTTATCGGATATTCAGGAAGAAGTCATCATCGTGGCAGATGACTTAACTCCTTCAGATACCGTTCAATTGGATACTCGTTTTGTAAAAGGCTTCATTACCCGTGTCGGGGGAAAGACGTCGCATACAGCGATCTTGGCGAATTCACTTGGGATCGCGGCCATTCTTGGTGCGGGGAAAGCGATCGAAACGATTCAAGACGGTGATTATCTCGTCATTGACGGTTCAACGGGCAGTTGTGTCGTCAATCCCGATGAAGAGACGCTAGCGGCTATACGCGAAAAAATGCGGCATCAAGAGGAAAGCCGGAATGAGCTGCAGGCTTATGCGAATGCGGAGGCGGTCACCTCAGATGGCTTCCGTATTGAAGTGGCAGCGAATATCGGTACCCCGGAAGAGGCGCGCGACCTGATAGAAAAGGGCGCCGAAGGCGTCGGTCTTTACCGCACCGAATTTTTATTCATGAGCCGCAGCTCAATGCCGGATGAAGAGATACAATATAATGCTTATAAATCTGTGGCCGAGGCCATGCAGGGACGTCCTGTCGTGATTCGGACGCTTGATATCGGTGGAGATAAAGAGCTGCCGTATCTGGAGCTTGAGCAAGAAATGAACCCGTTTCTTGGATATCGGGCGATTCGACTCTGCTTGGATCGTCAAGAATTGCTGGTCACCCAGCTTCGGGCCATTTTGCGGGCGAGTGTTCATGGCAATCTTAAAATCATGTTTCCGATGATCTCCGGCTTGGAAGAGTGGAGAAAGGCGAAGGCGATCTATGAGGATGTACGGGCGCAGCTGCAGCAAGAAGGTATTCCAACTGCAGATACGCTTGAGATCGGAATCATGATTGAAATTCCTTCCGCAGCACTTCAAGCGGATCGCTTTGCCAAAGAGGTTGATTTCTTTAGTATCGGAACGAATGACTTGGTGCAATATACGGTAGCCGTAGACCGGATGAATGAACGTGTATCGGATCTGTATGACTATTTCCATCCGGCGGTTATTCGCTTGATTAAACAAGTGATTGACGCCTCCAACCGTCAAAACATATGGACAGGTATGTGTGGAAGCATGGCGGGTGATCCCCTGGCAGCTCCGCTGCTAGTCGGACTAGGGCTGCATGAGTGGAGCATGGCTCCATCCTCCATGCAGAAGGTAAAACGCGTGGTGACCCAGTTGAATCGTGAGTCATGCAGCAAACTTGCCGAGCGGATCTTAGATATGGATACGCCGACGGAGGTACGGGCAGCATTAGAGTCATTCCAAGCCTAATACGAATTACCTATGTATTCCTCAACTAGAGGTCAGCTTAAACCGGCGTATTGTGGATTTACTCAACCACGCTTCGTCTCCATAAATTACTTTGAAGGTCATGACAGCAAGAAGTCATGGCCTTTTTTGACTTTAGATGATTGAAGCCGTTGATATATGGCTATTCGTGAATACGAAATACAATAAATAATACGTAAGAATTACTGACATATGTTGAATTAATCAAGATGAAAACATGTGAAGGTTGAAAATTAATCAACAAAAAGCAACTATATGTCATATAATATTACTCATGCATGGCTG
This genomic window contains:
- a CDS encoding AAA domain-containing protein → MDYWRSISKQVKSEDDQEDNEGFLAKEFSKLTFVHPDSVLSCYLNATPVRSTISDDSNFIFPFRYNVSQKSALHQALKSTISIIEGPPGTGKTQTILNILANLTVMQGKTVAVVSGNNAAVANVREKLEREGYHFFVANLGKKENKEHFFRNLPEWDVSDWLSEQSEGGITEKLASLDSSIRRLMELDRERAVLKQKLSAYLLEQKHFEHFFAQKDVQQLRRLSFYRQTPERILEFMKDSFLAVEFGTKDNLFYKFKLFFKHGFTRFRLLKDQGHDVILNYQRQFYVFRVEELTKQIDAIERELRSQSYQQLMDEHQLYSIKLLRQKLHEKYHNRQKLKCDEKSYMNWKHFRSFIEHYPIVLSTTHSLRNSIPGNYLFDYCIIDESSQVDLLTGALALSCCKRAIIVGDTKQLPQIVDKEIEKRLGNDAYAEMNDAYNYFQHNVLSSLLALYGDSIPKVMLREHYRCHPRIIEFCNRKYYNGELITFTHETETDTPLLIYRTVEGNHMRDGRKGKFNQRELDVIEQEILRGLIEEAARHSDIGVVTPFRNQADKASKQFHSLVESDTIHKYQGREKPTMIMSTVLDQTRSGKIGMKFVNDPCKINVAVSRAQNQFILVTDRKAFKKYGNEISDLMRYMEYSTLDPNVVESEIVSIFDLLYQEYSDKLRRFREKVGQYNSSRHKSENIMHTLLDMILQESRYKDFQLANQVLLLNLFPNLTILDEGEQRFVRHRASVDFVIYHKFDNSPALAIEVDGFAFHENNPKQLERDKKKEKIFEKYGIALHRFPTTGSGEETKLRGLLDKQMSAKMDSL
- a CDS encoding ParB N-terminal domain-containing protein, which gives rise to MAKLFLPINNILIDIRKRINLDTISLENDIRHRGLIMPIDVEGPDENNNYYLINGDRRLEAWKNVRVNEPIEVNVVRGFTSRLERNKERLQMHLDIKPMPGVDFQILIEDILRESGLSDAELAKELKRDKRKIRKYKPGSEVPENVREEVAKVRGSQDMLEVIYALNIDINFKQRLYKSLLSRKLTGDHAKAVKRLINNDVYGRLNELQRVRAIEDALQQATFTKLDAELVVLNELMRTKPSEHQDKFNTWLSNILNSMGKVADYLHPDLEFLVSQLQKKQLAKAVGEINKAVRWLWKDNRQTEQTTLESELIIQRESTDTGYRYIFRYR
- a CDS encoding DeoR/GlpR family DNA-binding transcription regulator, which codes for MLFEEERKQKIAEYVISRSRASVQELAACFQVSESTVRRDLRDLEENKPLRRTHGGVVAIQHQEPSEPSFEEKEDRLRPQKEAVAKKAVSFIDEGDTIFLDSGTTTYYLAKQLKSFRQLTVVTNSVMVAHELKSVDHIDVLLTGGALRRETQAMVGPIANQSIRSIRVDKLFLAINGIDPEAGLTTPNLLEAEAKRWMIRSAKQVILVTDHSKYGRVTFAKVADLSEIHHCIIDDDALTEQAAKEMELEGIKVTLARG
- the pfkB gene encoding 1-phosphofructokinase, which codes for MIGSVLTVTMNPAVDKTVTVDKFSFGQLNRITSVRLDAGGKGINVAKVLKHFSVDVSAWGLQCGPEGQMLMTKLREYGIPSHFLEAEGRTRVNLKVVDEFTKQTTELNEPGFSPSPKLLDEFVQRFKAGLEGVSLVVLGGSLPPGTPGDFYKQLIQTANGQGVRTILDADGEALAKGIEAAPYAIKPNIHELETLIGAPLTSDEAIAIAGRKLVRSGIANVIVSMGGSGSIIVNSEQAFRVKPFPIEPKSTVGAGDSMVAAMVYCYLHNKSLEETARWTSAAGTVTASKQGTEVCTLNEVQEKLELVDICPLTV